From the Drosophila simulans strain w501 chromosome 2L, Prin_Dsim_3.1, whole genome shotgun sequence genome, the window TGATTTATTTGTCTGCGTCATATACTGATACTTAtacctatgtatatatgtacgaacgaaacgaaacaaatgaTTACCGTTTGCCTAATTTATTGGATTTCTTCGCGGGCTCAACACGCAAATGGACTGACAGAGGTCAGTTTCCCAGCCCAGCCTGTGTCCTTTGCCTTTTTTCGGGTCATTTATTAATTGCGCTCCAAATGCGTGTGCTAATCTCTTCATTATGCGATTTCATAATGGATTACATTCGAATAAATGTGCCTCATTTGCCGTCTCCAGTCAGCTgctaattttctttaatttcgtTGCCATTTTCCTAATGATGCGTGGCCCCGTCTTGGCCCAGTCCAATTTCCCGCCGCCCCCCAACTTTCTTCGGTCGCGTTAATAGGTCAGTGTTCTCTTGTAATATTAATGTCTGCTAATTTTAGGCGGCTGTTGTAATTAAATCACATGCATCAGTTTCGGCGTGGGTGTGCGTGGGTGGTCTTCATTAGATAATCGATATGGTTCTCATTCACATCGcgtatttaattgaatatacTCCCCATTGGCTGCAATCAGAATCTCCGCAGCtaagtaaattataaatgaattatatttCGAATATAGGGAACACTTATAAGAATACTTGGCATTTTGATAACATATAGcgttaaataatttacaactTCTGGACTTTGGCAAGCACGAAGTATTTATTTCTTGTCTCAAACTTTTGCTGTAACCATCATGTTCTTCTGGCCAGCATGAAACAAATAGGAATAATAGctgaaaaaaatcgaattgcGCCATGTGTTGTCGCAGGCTGATAGCAAAATTTGCTCTGAACTCCAGGCTCTGACACTTTTCCAGgtaattaaaacacaaatattagCGAATGGATGGGGATGTAACCGCCCACCTATAGAGcccattttgcaatttaaattttcatgaACAAGCACCGCCAGTTGTCTTCAATCTCTGGTCccccgccacgcccccactcGATCCTGTTCGTCCTTAGCTGCAAGGCTCGCCTTACGTTGCCTTaacagttttcaattttccgacGCTTGTAAGCGCAGCTGACAGCGACTAGCGAACGATACTCCAGCGAAGAGCTTATGTTTCTTGGATTCGGGGTGAATCGGGGTCTCTGGtagggggaggaggagggaAAGCCATTCCACTTTGGCTTTTATTGTATTTCGGTCGCTGTCGTCGCACATTTTTACGActatttaaatggttttcccttttcggCTACAAATTGTCGACCAGGTAAGTGTTCATTGGATATGGACAGAGTTGAAGTGCAGGGTTGGGCATGGTTTGCCCTAATTCAATGTCTAAGAACTAGGATACGCTCTGTCAGAAAACAAATTGGCCATACTTTCTAGATAAATGCGACAAACACTGCTAACTAtgggaaaatattgaatttatgatTCCTTTTAGATTATTTTGAGAAACCCAGCAGGCTGAAATCCTGTGGATCAACTTGTCATCAGCATTTGGCATTTCAGTTCTCCATATTACATTTGACCGCTCTAGCCTCAACATCGCTTTCCGATTCATAGCCAAATATCAGTGAGTGGGATTAACGCACCACCTTCATTCCATTTAACCCAGATTTCCAATCCTCCCACAGGTCAACTGGTCAACATGATGCGCATGTTCCGTTACACCAACACTGTGCAGCGTACTGCAAAGATCAGTCACGGCCTGTGGATCCGTAGCTATGCCAAGGATGTTAAGTTCGGACCGGAGGTGAGGGCCATGATGCTGCAGGGAGTGGATGTGCTGGCGGATGCCGTGGCCGTGACCATGGGACCAAAGGGACGCAACGTGATCATCGAGCAGAGCTGGGGATCGCCGAAGATTACCAAGGACGGCGTGACGGTGGCCAAGTCAATTTCCCTCAAGGACAAGTTCCAGAACATCGGCGCCAAACTGGTGCAGGATGTGGCCAACAACACAAATGAGGAGGCGGGTGATGGCACCACCACGGCCACCGTTCTGGCCCGCGCCATTGCCAAGGAGGGATTCGAGAAGATTTCACGGGGTGCCAGTCCGGTGGAGATCCGCCGCGGAGTGATGCTGGCCATCGAGACGGTCAAGGACAACCTACGCCGGTTGTCCCGACCAGTTAACACGCCCGAGGAGATCTGCCAGGTGGCGACGATCTCTGCGAACGGCGACAAGTCGGTGGGAAACCTCATCAGCGAGGCCATCAAGAAGGTGGGTCGAGACGGTGTTATCACTGTCAAGGATGGCAAGACCCTTTGCGACGAACTGGAGGTGATCGAGGGCATGAAATTTGACCGTGGTTACATTTCACCGTACTTTATTAACACCTCCAAGGGAGCAAAGGTGGAGTTCCAGGACGCGCTTCTCCTCTTTTGCGAGAAGAAAATCAAGTCGGCACCCAGCATCGTGCCTGCCCTGGAGTTGGCCAACGCGCAGCGCAAGCCCTTGGTCATTATCGCTGAGGATTTGGAGGCGGAGGCACTCAGCACCCTGGTGGTG encodes:
- the LOC6731102 gene encoding 60 kDa heat shock protein homolog 2, mitochondrial, which translates into the protein MMRMFRYTNTVQRTAKISHGLWIRSYAKDVKFGPEVRAMMLQGVDVLADAVAVTMGPKGRNVIIEQSWGSPKITKDGVTVAKSISLKDKFQNIGAKLVQDVANNTNEEAGDGTTTATVLARAIAKEGFEKISRGASPVEIRRGVMLAIETVKDNLRRLSRPVNTPEEICQVATISANGDKSVGNLISEAIKKVGRDGVITVKDGKTLCDELEVIEGMKFDRGYISPYFINTSKGAKVEFQDALLLFCEKKIKSAPSIVPALELANAQRKPLVIIAEDLEAEALSTLVVNRLKVGLQVCAVKAPGFGDNRKENLKDMAVATGGIVFGDEANMVRLEDIKMSDFGRVGEVVVSKDDTMLLKGKGQKADVEKRVEGLREAIKESTSSYEKEKMQERLARLSSGVALLRVGGSSDVEVSEKKDRVIDALNATRAAVEEGIVPGGGTALLRCIQKLNDLKGANEDQNMGIEIIRRALRMPCLTIAKNAGVDGAMVVAKVEILDGDYGYDALKGEYGNMIERGIIDPTKVVRTAISDAAGVASLLTTAEAVVTELPLEEAAAAGAAAGLGALGGMGMGGMGM